One genomic region from Nitrospira sp. encodes:
- a CDS encoding bifunctional folylpolyglutamate synthase/dihydrofolate synthase: protein MSYSSVIEYLYALQKHGIKLGLEPMRILLDRVGNPHRSLRMLHIGGTNGKGSTAAMVASVLQHSGRRVGLYTSPHLVDFRERIRVNGCMITENQVEGVIARLRVALQDDLEPTFFEMTTALAFLYFADSEVDVAVLEVGLGGRFDATNVVEQPLATAITTIGLDHQEYLGQTEEAIAFEKGGIIKPFVPVVIGRMGQEAEQVLRRIARDRSAPLWQLGRDFAIDGYRPERLTYRGVTRVCEDLICGLEGRHQRDNAACALALLEAVGRAGIDADDIAVRAGLRTVSWEGRLELIDEDPKVVLDGAHNPAAAHALAEYLKDFSISHPTSRIILVWGMMRDKDRQGFIAPLLPFVSEIVLTQATLARSATVQELRATLHEWQGPVLEAVLPMDAMTVARSRAMPHDLICIAGSLMLLGDIKAAVRGCGLSPIRG from the coding sequence ATGAGCTACTCCTCCGTCATTGAGTACCTCTACGCGCTTCAGAAGCACGGTATCAAGCTGGGTCTGGAGCCGATGCGGATTCTGTTAGACAGGGTCGGCAATCCCCATCGCTCACTTCGCATGCTTCACATCGGAGGAACCAACGGCAAGGGTTCGACGGCGGCGATGGTTGCGTCGGTTCTTCAGCATTCAGGCCGACGCGTCGGGCTGTATACGTCTCCCCACCTCGTCGACTTCCGGGAGCGGATTCGTGTCAACGGGTGCATGATCACGGAGAATCAAGTCGAAGGGGTGATCGCGCGTTTACGAGTCGCGCTACAAGATGACCTGGAACCGACCTTTTTTGAGATGACGACGGCGTTGGCGTTCCTGTATTTCGCGGATTCAGAAGTCGACGTCGCCGTATTGGAAGTCGGGTTGGGCGGACGGTTCGACGCAACCAACGTCGTGGAGCAACCGCTGGCCACTGCGATCACGACGATCGGCTTGGACCATCAGGAGTATCTGGGGCAAACGGAGGAGGCGATCGCGTTTGAAAAGGGGGGAATCATCAAGCCGTTTGTGCCGGTGGTGATCGGGCGGATGGGGCAGGAAGCTGAACAGGTCCTACGCCGGATTGCGCGGGATCGATCGGCCCCTCTGTGGCAGCTTGGCCGGGACTTTGCTATTGACGGATATCGTCCCGAGCGACTCACATATCGGGGAGTGACTCGCGTCTGTGAGGATCTGATTTGCGGCCTGGAAGGGCGTCACCAGCGGGATAATGCCGCTTGTGCGTTGGCACTCCTTGAAGCGGTGGGTCGAGCAGGAATCGACGCAGATGACATCGCCGTGCGTGCCGGCCTGCGTACGGTCTCATGGGAAGGTCGTTTGGAGCTGATCGACGAGGATCCAAAGGTCGTGCTCGACGGCGCCCACAATCCTGCCGCCGCGCATGCGCTCGCGGAGTATCTCAAGGACTTTTCCATTAGTCACCCCACATCTCGGATCATCCTCGTATGGGGCATGATGCGGGATAAAGATCGACAGGGATTTATCGCTCCACTGTTACCCTTTGTGTCGGAAATCGTGCTGACGCAGGCGACTCTCGCGCGGTCTGCAACGGTCCAAGAGCTCCGTGCAACGCTGCACGAATGGCAGGGGCCGGTGCTCGAGGCCGTTCTTCCCATGGACGCGATGACCGTCGCCAGAAGCCGAGCTATGCCTCACGATCTCATCTGTATTGCCGGATCGTTGATGCTCCTAGGGGATATCAAAGCGGCCGTGCGTGGCTGTGGGCTGTCACCGATTCGTGGTTAG
- the accD gene encoding acetyl-CoA carboxylase, carboxyltransferase subunit beta yields MAWFKKEKPTESSPPPRSKGSEGMWLKCNHCREIVYRKEVDRNSKVCPKCEYHFPISVTERIGLLIDLGTFKEWDAELEPQDPLTFQDTKSYRDRVKAHQEKTGRKDALVIGEGLVNGRCVVLCVFDFSFMGGSMGSVVGEKLCRAIDRALELKLPVILVTASGGARMQEGILSLMQMAKTSTAVAKLGEAKLPFISILSDPTFGGVTASVAMLGDVIIAEPKALIGFAGPRVIEQTIKQQLPDQFQRAEFLLEHGMIDMIVERKRLKETIGTLVNHF; encoded by the coding sequence ATGGCCTGGTTCAAGAAAGAGAAGCCCACAGAATCTAGTCCGCCACCACGTTCGAAAGGCAGCGAGGGGATGTGGCTCAAGTGCAACCATTGCCGGGAGATCGTCTATCGGAAGGAAGTCGACCGGAACAGCAAAGTGTGCCCGAAGTGCGAGTATCACTTTCCGATCTCGGTCACCGAGCGAATCGGGTTACTGATCGACCTCGGGACCTTCAAAGAATGGGATGCTGAACTCGAACCCCAAGATCCATTGACCTTCCAAGACACCAAGTCCTATCGAGATCGCGTGAAGGCTCACCAAGAAAAGACGGGCCGGAAAGATGCCCTGGTCATCGGCGAAGGCCTGGTCAATGGCCGCTGTGTGGTGCTCTGTGTCTTCGATTTCAGCTTTATGGGCGGAAGTATGGGATCCGTGGTCGGCGAAAAGCTCTGCCGCGCGATTGATCGTGCGTTGGAACTGAAGCTGCCGGTCATCCTGGTCACCGCTTCCGGAGGCGCCCGGATGCAGGAAGGTATTCTTTCCTTGATGCAAATGGCCAAGACCTCGACTGCGGTTGCGAAGTTAGGCGAGGCCAAACTACCGTTCATCTCGATCCTCTCCGATCCCACGTTCGGCGGCGTCACAGCCAGCGTGGCAATGTTGGGGGATGTCATCATTGCCGAGCCGAAAGCGCTGATCGGGTTTGCCGGACCTCGTGTCATCGAACAAACCATCAAGCAACAGTTGCCGGATCAGTTCCAACGGGCCGAATTTCTTCTCGAACACGGCATGATCGATATGATCGTCGAGCGTAAGCGTCTCAAGGAGACGATCGGCACCCTCGTGAATCATTTTTAG
- the moaA gene encoding GTP 3',8-cyclase MoaA: MKEDSSHSDLVEGVTDTFGRPLGSLRLSVTDRCNLRCRYCMPEPEYVWLPREDILSFEEMVTLAGYFADLGVDKVRLTGGEPLLRRDLARLVRLLRQDRRITEVALTTNGILFTEHAQALYEAGLDRVTVSLDTLRPERFRQLTGRDEFSRVLEGIESVGKTGFTNFKLDTVAIRGFNEDELGALIEFAKHCQAEVRFIEYMDVGGANEWSLDKVLSQGMILDFLSRRYGRITPLPGRGAAPAQRFLLPDGAIFGIIPSTTTPFCSHCDRSRLTADGLWYLCLYAGSGVDLRKPLRMNEQPEHMREIIRSGWAARRDRGAEERKALERVGLRDGGLIEIDRLREDPHLEMHARGG; the protein is encoded by the coding sequence ATGAAAGAAGATTCTTCTCATAGTGATCTTGTGGAAGGCGTAACCGATACGTTTGGTCGTCCACTTGGTAGTCTGCGACTGTCCGTCACCGATCGCTGCAATCTTCGCTGTCGGTATTGCATGCCGGAGCCTGAGTACGTCTGGCTGCCGCGCGAGGATATCCTCAGCTTCGAGGAAATGGTGACGCTCGCGGGATACTTCGCTGATCTGGGAGTCGACAAGGTCAGATTGACCGGTGGTGAGCCTTTGCTGCGGCGGGATCTTGCGCGGCTGGTGCGGTTACTCCGACAGGATCGGCGGATTACTGAAGTGGCCTTGACCACGAACGGCATACTCTTTACCGAGCATGCACAAGCACTCTACGAGGCGGGGCTTGATCGGGTGACGGTCAGTCTCGATACGCTCCGACCCGAGCGGTTCCGGCAACTGACCGGACGGGATGAATTTTCACGAGTTCTGGAAGGTATCGAATCGGTCGGGAAAACGGGCTTTACCAACTTCAAACTTGATACGGTCGCCATTCGTGGGTTCAATGAAGATGAACTGGGGGCGTTGATCGAATTTGCGAAACACTGTCAGGCCGAGGTTCGCTTCATCGAATATATGGATGTCGGAGGGGCGAACGAATGGAGCCTGGATAAGGTTCTGTCGCAAGGCATGATCCTGGATTTCTTAAGTCGGCGGTATGGTCGGATCACGCCGCTTCCGGGACGAGGAGCCGCCCCAGCACAGCGATTTCTCTTGCCGGATGGCGCGATCTTTGGGATTATTCCTTCGACGACGACGCCGTTTTGTTCGCATTGTGATCGCAGCCGTCTCACGGCCGATGGCTTGTGGTATCTGTGCTTGTACGCGGGATCGGGAGTTGACCTTCGCAAGCCCCTTCGCATGAATGAGCAGCCAGAGCACATGCGGGAAATCATTCGATCGGGATGGGCTGCTCGCCGCGATCGCGGAGCGGAGGAGCGTAAGGCGCTGGAACGAGTGGGGCTTCGGGACGGAGGGTTGATCGAGATCGATCGCCTCCGGGAAGATCCACACTTAGAGATGCATGCCCGCGGAGGATGA
- the lptD gene encoding LPS assembly protein LptD: protein MAGPLVWGRWRLFFAVAALVFVPFPGSAADNRVGAGTSSAGSAPLDITADRIDYRQDQDVYEANGSVVIQQGAIKLTADHATIQALPGILTAVGHVHLTDPQADVTAERMDLNINTEAGVVTHGRLYVPTTNSSISGGLLQRFSEYHYRVKDGSFTNCDAQDGEVPAWRFRFKDLDMTLGDTLGLKGTWFCVLDVPTIPLPIFSYPMNRRRTGFLMPIPSYDNRFGFHVKQSFFWAINPSHDLTVTPSFYSNLGYGSDFLYRYALDRRSRGQWFVSYLQQMQLPNVSGVTDTEPAKEGRAVLTGTHTQYITDTLLLRANANLLSDPQILNQLSNSGALRALPNSESNFLASQRLRYGNLYLLGLYLQPLQLGGADTFQRLPEAGYNLPYVSLFNSPVLFGMDGQQVYWFRQEGFTLNRINVVPGISTEVFHLGRMVGIRPQAKFREVFYTRGIQNDEAQNRETFWLGLDATSKLARRFPLADGNSLLHTIEPTVTYEYVPVTNQSNLPQIDAVDNLPGKNLLTYMLRSRLLESGKRNAFNWLDLMVAQSYHVGDVQTSAADYAIPPSIGTTTQPLQPATVPIQGKKFSDIWMRAVIGNNLPSQFGLSQMGAPIFGPASQAWALRPPINRYLTIDAFVDPYELGFSQFNTDLRFQEGTNWYVEVGQRYARDGSRVQRGDIWNAVSFNQVFAPANGILFATMGGAFRTPWGWTFGAKAYYDLENGQFPELDTVALYQNPCKCWSVGFYFLKFPDREQYSFMLSLTGIGWTEDSGTRVIRTLLSPLLWGERGLPWAAPGGPYGLPPQPAEAGDTLPGAQTGR from the coding sequence ATGGCGGGTCCTCTCGTGTGGGGCCGCTGGCGGCTCTTCTTTGCCGTTGCCGCTCTCGTGTTCGTTCCGTTTCCTGGATCAGCGGCGGACAACCGAGTTGGTGCCGGAACGTCCTCCGCCGGATCCGCTCCTCTCGATATCACGGCAGATCGTATCGACTACCGACAAGATCAAGACGTGTACGAAGCAAACGGATCGGTCGTGATTCAGCAGGGAGCGATCAAGCTGACGGCGGACCACGCCACCATTCAAGCCTTGCCGGGGATTCTCACTGCCGTCGGCCATGTCCATTTAACAGACCCGCAGGCTGACGTGACGGCTGAGCGGATGGATCTCAATATCAATACTGAGGCCGGTGTCGTGACGCATGGCCGGCTCTACGTTCCGACGACCAACTCATCAATATCCGGCGGCCTCCTACAGAGATTTTCCGAATATCATTACCGAGTTAAAGATGGCAGTTTTACGAATTGTGATGCGCAAGATGGAGAAGTGCCGGCATGGCGCTTTCGGTTTAAAGATCTGGATATGACCCTCGGGGACACGTTGGGATTGAAGGGCACCTGGTTCTGCGTCTTAGACGTGCCCACGATTCCACTGCCCATCTTCTCCTATCCTATGAACAGACGACGAACCGGATTTTTGATGCCGATCCCGAGCTATGACAATCGGTTCGGATTCCACGTGAAACAGAGTTTTTTTTGGGCGATCAATCCCAGTCATGACCTGACGGTGACGCCATCGTTTTACAGTAACCTAGGGTATGGGTCCGATTTTCTGTATCGGTATGCCTTGGACCGGCGATCTCGCGGGCAATGGTTTGTGAGCTATCTACAGCAGATGCAACTTCCCAACGTCTCCGGCGTCACCGATACCGAGCCTGCCAAGGAGGGGCGGGCAGTGCTGACCGGAACCCATACGCAATACATCACCGATACCCTCTTGCTCCGAGCCAACGCGAATTTGCTTTCAGACCCACAGATTTTGAATCAGTTGAGCAATTCCGGAGCGCTCCGAGCGCTACCGAATTCCGAATCAAACTTCTTGGCGAGCCAGCGCTTGCGCTACGGCAATCTCTATCTCCTGGGGCTTTATCTACAGCCGTTACAACTGGGAGGAGCAGACACATTCCAACGTCTTCCGGAGGCCGGCTATAACCTACCCTATGTCTCACTGTTCAACTCACCTGTCCTCTTTGGCATGGACGGGCAACAGGTCTATTGGTTCCGCCAGGAAGGATTTACGCTCAATCGGATCAATGTGGTTCCGGGTATTTCGACCGAGGTGTTTCATCTCGGGCGGATGGTTGGAATCCGCCCCCAGGCGAAGTTTCGTGAGGTGTTCTATACCAGAGGCATACAAAATGATGAGGCACAAAATCGAGAAACGTTTTGGCTAGGATTGGATGCGACCTCGAAGTTGGCACGCCGGTTCCCACTTGCTGATGGAAACAGTCTTCTGCATACGATCGAACCGACGGTGACCTACGAGTATGTTCCGGTGACCAACCAGTCCAATTTGCCTCAAATCGACGCAGTCGATAACCTGCCGGGGAAGAATCTGCTGACCTACATGCTGCGCAGCCGTCTATTGGAATCCGGCAAGCGCAATGCCTTCAACTGGCTCGATCTGATGGTGGCCCAGAGCTACCATGTCGGTGATGTGCAGACGTCGGCGGCTGATTACGCCATCCCTCCCTCCATAGGAACGACGACCCAGCCGCTCCAACCGGCGACCGTGCCTATTCAAGGGAAAAAGTTTTCTGATATCTGGATGCGGGCCGTCATCGGCAACAACCTCCCGTCGCAATTCGGACTCTCCCAAATGGGTGCGCCGATATTCGGACCCGCCTCCCAGGCCTGGGCGTTGCGTCCGCCGATCAATCGGTATCTGACGATCGATGCGTTCGTCGATCCCTACGAACTAGGATTCAGTCAATTCAACACCGACCTTCGCTTCCAAGAAGGAACCAATTGGTATGTCGAGGTGGGTCAGCGTTACGCACGAGACGGCAGTCGAGTACAGAGAGGGGATATTTGGAATGCCGTTTCGTTCAATCAAGTGTTTGCTCCAGCCAATGGAATCCTGTTTGCCACGATGGGCGGCGCGTTCCGCACCCCTTGGGGATGGACCTTCGGGGCAAAGGCCTATTATGACCTCGAAAACGGACAATTTCCTGAACTGGATACGGTTGCGCTCTATCAGAATCCATGCAAGTGTTGGTCTGTGGGGTTCTATTTCTTGAAATTCCCCGACCGTGAGCAGTACAGCTTCATGTTGAGCCTCACCGGAATCGGCTGGACTGAGGACTCCGGGACGCGAGTGATACGGACTCTCTTGAGCCCGCTTCTGTGGGGTGAGCGTGGTCTTCCTTGGGCGGCACCGGGAGGTCCCTATGGCCTGCCTCCGCAGCCCGCCGAAGCGGGCGACACATTGCCCGGAGCTCAAACCGGCCGATGA